CAGGTTGCGGCGAACGATGTCGCCGTCGAGTAAGGTCACAGGCCGGTCGCGCATCTCAAGGAAGCGGGCCAGCAGCACCTTGGCCACCGTGGACTTGCCCGCCCCCGAGAGGCCGGTCAGGAAGACGGTTATGCCCTGCCTGCTGCGCGGCGGGTGCGCCCGGCGCAGCTCCTCCACCACGTCCGGAAAGGAAAACCAGCTCGGAATGTCCAGCCCGTGCTCAAGGCGTCTTTTCAGCTCCTGCGATGAAATGGAGCGCACGTTCATGTCCGGCTCCACCTCGTCCTGGGGCAGATACTCGCCCCGCTCCTCCACGTAGACCATGCCGCGCATGGGCACCATGGTGATGCCCGTCTCGGCCTCGTGGGCGCTGATCAGCTCCTGGGCAGCGCCTTGCGGGTAGAAAAGCCTGTCCCCTTCACAAAACGGGTCGGCGTGGTCCCCGGCCACCAGAAAATGGGTGCAGCCGTAGTTGCGCCAGACCAGGGCCTGCAGCAATGCCTCGCGCGGCCCGGCCTTACGCTGGTACAGGGGCAAGAGCCCAAGGCAGATGGTGTTGCGCGGAAATTGGCGCACAAAGGCCTGATAGGCGCGGATGAGGGCGTACTGGTCAAGGTCGCCGTTCAGCTGCACGCCCACGGCCGGTTGCAGCAGGATGGATGCGCCCGCCTCGCGCGCCGCGCGGGAGATCATCTCCTTGTGGGCGCAGTGCAGGTGCTCCCCGCTCTGGAAACCGATGACCCTGCGCCAGCCGTTCTGGGTGAAACGGCGATGCAGTTCCGAAGGCGCCAGGCGCAGCTCCTGAAAATCGAAATGCAGGGGCAGGGACAAGCCTTCCAGCGTCCCGCCCACGTACCATTTGCCGACCTTGCTGAGGAGAAA
This DNA window, taken from Desulfomicrobium sp. ZS1, encodes the following:
- a CDS encoding bifunctional sulfate adenylyltransferase/adenylylsulfate kinase; protein product: MYSESLLVHFQRAEPLRQEAVTLPSLNLKTRQLCDLELLLTRAFYPLSGFMGQADYESVLEKMRLATGELWPMPVCLDVGPELGERLQEGERLALRDKEGFLLAVLTVSDVWQPDLRREALAVYGTDDPDAHPSVRFLLSKVGKWYVGGTLEGLSLPLHFDFQELRLAPSELHRRFTQNGWRRVIGFQSGEHLHCAHKEMISRAAREAGASILLQPAVGVQLNGDLDQYALIRAYQAFVRQFPRNTICLGLLPLYQRKAGPREALLQALVWRNYGCTHFLVAGDHADPFCEGDRLFYPQGAAQELISAHEAETGITMVPMRGMVYVEERGEYLPQDEVEPDMNVRSISSQELKRRLEHGLDIPSWFSFPDVVEELRRAHPPRSRQGITVFLTGLSGAGKSTVAKVLLARFLEMRDRPVTLLDGDIVRRNLSSELNFSKEHRELNVRRIGFVASEITKNGGIAICAPIAPYPEARGHNRELISAYGGFVEVYMNTPLSVCEQRDRKGLYAKARAGIIKGVTGIDDPYIPPVNPEVTIDTTQMTPQEAAQMILLYLEEQGYLR